In Arachis hypogaea cultivar Tifrunner chromosome 17, arahy.Tifrunner.gnm2.J5K5, whole genome shotgun sequence, a single window of DNA contains:
- the LOC112764812 gene encoding pentatricopeptide repeat-containing protein At1g03100, mitochondrial, with protein sequence MLTIRKLKIRPDITSAFIIANRRHSVAQVFNNSCHKPIVKSISSYLANSSSQARLLRLENKVTFQELYFSSVPETILVQARDPAKVSLEIQNAIAGNQLGYSWKLFEQHMQMEGFPRKSVFNQLVTSYVDGLDMQWLERAYELVDRAIEEGKQTLLEKEVLIYLSFGLAKAGLPVLASTILRKMIDMEFFPPVNAWSAVLAHMSQTADGSYLAAELILEIGYLFQNNRVDPRKKSNAPLIAMKPNATAFNIALAGCLLSETSRKAEQLLDLMPRIGAKADANLLIIMAHVYERNGRREELKKLQRHIAEAPNLTDVQFRQFYNCLLTCHLKLGDLESASNMVLEMLRKAKEARNSLAAAKFMVNAATTDNKYSPGLASLQSLRSNGELDSFENNKPSGNAVLCYEEFSRDRNFLKLEAESKAVLDSLLAKLQVQFDLITTVHGILQPTEMIYVKLVKAFLETGKMKDLTVFLLKAEREDSPFSNDSSALVHVINSCISLGWLDQAHDLLDEMRLAGVKTGSSVYASLLKAYCRANRAMDVTSLLRDAKKAGIQLDSSCYEAMIQSKVIQQDTHGALQLFKEMKEARIPKVNQLDSSMLAKPGTKSDEAALLKGLLQEIKEGQSVDYGVHDWNNVIHFFCKKRLMQDAENALKKMRSLGHTPNAQTFHSMVTGYAAVGGKYLEVTELWGEMKSLASAISMKFDQELLDSVLYTFVRGGFFARANEVVTMMEKGNMFIDKYKYRMLFLKYHKTLYKGKAPKVQTESQLIKREAALSFKRWVGLT encoded by the coding sequence ATGCTTACAATCAGAAAACTTAAAATCAGGCCAGATATCACTTCTGCTTTCATTATTGCCAATCGCCGTCATAGTGTTGCCCAAGTTTTCAACAACAGCTGTCACAAACCAATTGTTAAATCTATTAGCTCTTATTTAGCCAACTCAAGTTCACAAGCACGTCTTCTCAGATTAGAGAATAAAGTTACCTTTCAAGAACTTTATTTCTCAAGTGTGCCTGAAACAATTCTGGTCCAGGCTCGAGACCCAGCAAAAGTAAGCCTGGAAATACAAAATGCTATCGCGGGGAATCAATTAGGTTATTCGTGGAAGTTATTTGAACAACACATGCAGATGGAGGGATTTCCTAGAAAATCTGTCTTCAACCAACTGGTAACAAGTTATGTGGATGGCCTTGATATGCAATGGTTAGAAAGGGCTTATGAATTGGTAGATCGAGCTATTGAGGAAGGCAAACAAACTTTGTTAGAAAAGGAGGTTCTTATATACCTTAGCTTTGGCCTTGCAAAAGCTGGACTACCTGTTCTTGCATCAACTATTTTGAGGAAAATGATAGATATGGAATTTTTCCCCCCAGTTAATGCTTGGTCTGCTGTTTTGGCCCACATGTCACAAACAGCTGATGGAAGTTATCTTGCTGCTGAGTTGATTCTTGAAATAGGTTATTTGTTCCAAAACAATAGAGTGGATCCGCGTAAAAAGAGCAATGCACCTTTGATAGCCATGAAGCCTAATGCTACAGCTTTTAACATTGCTTTGGCAGGGTGTCTCTTATCTGAGACATCTAGGAAAGCAGAGCAGCTTCTTGATTTGATGCCGAGAATTGGTGCCAAAGCTGATGCAAATTTACTGATAATAATGGCACACGTGTATGAGAGAAATGGGCGAAGAGAAGAGCTTAAGAAGCTGCAAAGGCACATAGCGGAAGCCCCAAATCTAACTGATGTTCAGTTTCGACAATTTTATAATTGTTTACTCACGTGCCATTTGAAACTTGGGGATCTAGAATCCGCATCAAACATGGTTTTGGAAATGCTTAGGAAGGCTAAGGAAGCAAGGAATTCTCTTGCAGCTGCCAAATTTATGGTTAATGCTGCTACAACTGATAATAAATATTCTCCTGGACTGGCTTCTCTCCAGAGTTTGAGAAGCAATGGGGAGTTGGATAGTTTTGAAAATAACAAGCCATCAGGCAATGCTGTCTTATGTTATGAGGAGTTTTCTAGAGATCGAAATTTCTTAAAACTCGAAGCAGAATCAAAAGCTGTTCTTGATTCTTTACTAGCGAAGTTGCAGGTGCAATTTGACTTGATTACAACCGTACATGGTATACTTCAACCAACTGAAATGATTTATGTGAAATTAGTTAAAGCATTTTTAGAGACTGGCAAGATGAAGGATTTGACAGTGTTTCTCCTCAAAGCAGAAAGGGAAGATTCCCCATTTTCCAATGATAGTTCAGCCTTGGTTCATGTCATCAATTCATGCATTTCACTTGGATGGTTAGATCAAGCACATGACCTTCTTGATGAGATGCGTCTAGCTGGAGTCAAAACCGGTTCATCTGTATATGCCTCTCTTTTGAAAGCATATTGTCGAGCAAACAGGGCTATGGATGTCACGTCACTTTTGAGAGATGCTAAGAAGGCCGGTATCCAACTTGACTCAAGTTGTTATGAGGCAATGATTCAATCCAAGGTGATCCAGCAAGATACACATGGAGCACTCCAACTTTTTAAAGAGATGAAAGAGGCTAGGATTCCGAAAGTTAATCAACTAGACTCTAGCATGCTGGCTAAACCTGGTACAAAGAGCGATGAAGCCGCACTACTGAAAGGGCTGTTGCAGGAAATCAAGGAAGGACAGAGTGTGGATTATGGAGTTCATGACTGGAACAACGTAATCCATTTTTTTTGCAAGAAGAGACTGATGCAAGATGCAGAGAATGCTCTGAAGAAGATGAGAAGCTTAGGCCACACACCGAATGCACAAACTTTCCATTCTATGGTGACTGGGTATGCTGCTGTTGGAGGGAAGTATCTTGAAGTGACAGAGCTGTGGGGTGAGATGAAATCTCTTGCTTCCGCAATCTCAATGAAGTTTGATCAGGAACTTCTCGATTCTGTGCTTTATACTTTTGTGAGGGGTGGATTCTTTGCTCGAGCGAATGAAGTTGTGACAATGATGGAAAAAGGGAACATGTTTATTGACAAGTACAAGTACCGAATGCTATTCTTGAAATATCACAAAACACTATACAAAGGTAAGGCTCCAAAGGTTCAAACAGAATCCCAACTCATAAAAAGAGAAGCGGCACTGTCTTTCAAAAGATGGGTAGGCTTGACTTGA
- the LOC140180536 gene encoding uncharacterized protein, with product MGSQISRRVSCILYRYLISILFIELYIEFEQSEADRNIELEDYNSDTKEEFESNYEVIDPVGDIDQADNTMEVDVAEVANALVNQRPFVEPTFMRSLDLEAMHAPKFSQYMNAAELPVVADGEFTVGMKFSSREAVIKAMKDYTIRRGVNYRVYELEPMTFYAKCTQYGVGCDWLIRVSKMCKKYYWEIRRYNGSHTCTRATISHDHSKLGSNIIAEAIKPLVEVDPSIKVQSVIAEVQSKFNYTISYRKAWLAKQKVVESIFGGWQASYEAFPIWFEAMCHKEPTAVVHFETMPAYQGDDLVPNICVLHRVFWSYYPCIRVFRHCKPIVQYVVTRDNVGLISDRHESINSAIARHNGAWSPPRAFHMFCIRHIESNFLRKFKAPYLQKLIVNIGYSRTVREYKMRYQRLCERGEAYTNWLDRIPREQYALAFDGGY from the exons aTGGGTTCTCAAATATCTAGGAGAGTGTCGTGCATTTTGTACAGGTATCTTATATCC ATATTGTTCATCGAGCTGTATATTGAGTTCGAACAATCTGAAGCAGACCGAAATATTGAGttggaagattataatagtgatACCAAGGAGGAGTTTGAAAGTAACTATGAGGTCATTGATCCGGTTGGAGACATAGATCAGGCTGACAACACTATGGAGGTAGATGTGGCGGAGGTGGCAAATGCACTAGTAAACCAACGTCCGTTTGTGGAGCCTACTTTTATGCGCTCGTTGGATTTGGAGGCCATGCATGCACCGAAATTTTCTCAGTATATGAATGCAG CAGAGCTTCCTGTTGTGGCGGATGGTGAATTCACCGTGGGAATGAAATTCAGTTCTAGGGAGGCAGTGATTAAGGCGATGAAAGATTATACAATCCGTCGAGGCGTAAATTATCGGGTGTATGAGTTGGAACCAATGACATTCTATGCTAAATGTACACAATACGGCGTTGGTTGTGACTGGCTGATCAGGGTTAGTAAAATGTGCAAGAAGTACTATTGGGagataaggaggtacaatggTAGTCACACTTGTACTAGAGCAACCATTTCTCACGACCATTCGAAGCTGGGTTCCAACATAATTGCAGAAGCAATTAAGCCCTTAGTAGAAGTTGACCCATCTATAAAGGTGCAATCAGTCATTGCGGAAGTACAGTCCAAGTTTAACTATACCATAAGTTATCGCAAAGCATGGTTAGCAAAGCAGAAGGTAGTGGAGTCAATTTTTGGCGGTTGGCAAGCTTCATATGAAGCTTTTcccatatggtttgaggccatgtgtcacaaAGAACCAACAGCAGTCGTTCACTTTGAAACAATGCCTGCATACCAGGGTGATGACTTGGTTCCTAATATCTGTGTTTTACATcgagtcttctggagttattacccttgtATTAGAGTATTCAGACATTGCAAGCCAATAGTGCAG TATGTGGTGACACGTGACAATGTGGGCCTTATCTCCGATCGACATGAGTCCATCAACTCAGCTATTGCTCGGCATAATGGAGCCTGGTCTCCTCCTAGAGCTTTCCACATGTTTTGTATCAGGCATATAGAGTCAaacttcctgaggaagttcaaggCTCCGTACTTACAAAAGCTTATCGTCAATATAG GATATTCGAGGACGGTTCGCGAGTACAAGATGCGTTATCAGCGATTATGCGAACGTGGTGAGGCTTACACTAACTGGCTAGACCGGATCCCACGTGAACAGTATGCTTTGGCGTTTGATGGTGGTTACTGA